Proteins encoded together in one Diceros bicornis minor isolate mBicDic1 chromosome 18, mDicBic1.mat.cur, whole genome shotgun sequence window:
- the DHX8 gene encoding ATP-dependent RNA helicase DHX8 — translation MAVAVAGVGAVNGTELGPAEELAKLEYLSLVSKVCTELDNHLGINDKDLAEFVISLAEKNTSFDTFKASLVKNGAEFTDSLISNLLRLIQTMRPPAKPSTSKDPVVKPKTEKEKLKELFPVLCQPDNPSVRTMLDEDDVKVAVDVLKELEALMPSAAGQEKQRDVEHRDKTKKKKRSRSRDRERDRDRERERDRDRSRDHKRRHRSRSRSHSRTRERNKGKSRYRSRSRSQSPLKDRKDRDKYGERNVDRWRDKHVDRPPPEEPAIGDIYNGKVTSIMQFGCFVQLEGLRKRWEGLVHISELRREGRVANVADVVSKGQRVKVKVLSFTGTKTSLSMKDVDQETGEDLNPNRRRNLVGETNEETSMRNPDRPTHLSLVSAPEVEDDSLERKRLTRISDPEKWEIKQMIAANVLSKEEFPDFDEETGILPKVDDEEDEDLEIELVEEEPPFLRGHTKQSMDMSPIKIVKNPDGSLSQAAMMQSALAKERRELKQAQREAEMDSIPMGLNKHWVDPLPDAEGRQIAANMRGIGMMPNDIPEWKKHAFGGNKASYGKKTQMSIIEQRESLPIYKLKEQLVQAVHDNQILIVIGETGSGKTTQITQYLAEAGYTSRGKIGCTQPRRVAAMSVAKRVSEEFGCCLGQEVGYTIRFEDCTSPETVIKYMTDGMLLRECLIDPDLTQYAIIMLDEAHERTIHTDVLFGLLKKTVQKRQDMKLIVTSATLDAVKFSQYFYEAPIFTIPGRTYPVEILYTKEPETDYLDASLITVMQIHLTEPPGDILVFLTGQEEIDTACEILYERMKSLGPDVPELIILPVYSALPSEMQTRIFDPAPPGSRKVVIATNIAETSLTIDGIYYVVDPGFVKQKVYNSKTGIDQLVVTPISQAQAKQRAGRAGRTGPGKCYRLYTERAYRDEMLTTNVPEIQRTNLASTVLSLKAMGINDLLSFDFMDAPPMETLITAMEQLYTLGALDDEGLLTRLGRRMAEFPLEPMLCKMLIMSVHLGCSEEMLTIVSMLSVQNVFYRPKDKQALADQKKAKFHQTEGDHLTLLAVYNSWKNNKFSNPWCYENFIQARSLRRAQDIRKQMLGIMDRHKLDVVSCGKSTVRVQKAICSGFFRNAAKKDPQEGYRTLIDQQVVYIHPSSALFNRQPEWVVYHELVLTTKEYMREVTTIDPRWLVEFAPAFFKVSDPTKLSKQKKQQRLEPLYNRYEEPNAWRISRAFRRR, via the exons CTGAATTTGTGATCAGTCTTGCTGAGAAAAATACCAGCTTTGATACTTTTAAGGCTTCTCTGGTCAAAAATGGTGCAGAATTCACG GATTCTCTTATTAGTAACTTGCTGCGTCTCATACAAACCATGCGGCCTCCAGCAAAGCCTTCTACTAGCAAAG ATCCAGTTGTTAAAcccaaaactgaaaaagaaaagctgaaggaGCTCTTCCCCGTCCTTTGCCAACCAGACAACCCTTCTGTTCGG ACCATGCTGGATGAGGATGACGTGAAGGTCGCTGTGGATGTCCTCAAAGAGCTGGAGGCCTTGATGCCCAGTGCAGCGGGCCAGGAGAAGCAACGAGACGTTGAGCACCG ggacaagacaaagaaaaagaagcgGAGCCGGAGCCGAGACCGAGAGCGAGACCGCGATCGAGAGCGAGAGCGAGACCGTGACCGCAGTAGAGACCACAAGCGGAGACACCGGTCCCGCTCTCGATCACATTCCAGGACCCGGGAGAGGAATAAAGGGAAGTCTAGGTATCGGTCCAGGAGCAGAAGTCAGAGTCCCCTCAAAGACCGGAAGGACCGAGACAAGTATGGGGAGAGGAATGTGGACAGATGGCGAGACAAGCACGTGGACCGCCCTCCCCCAGAAGAGCCTGCCATCGGGGACATTTACAACGGCAAAGTTACCAGCATCATGCAGTTTGGGTGCTTTGTGCAGCTGGAGGGACTGAG gaagcgGTGGGAAGGGCTGGTGCACATCTCTGAGCTCCGGCGGGAAGGCCGCGTGGCCAATGTGGCTGATGTGGTGAGCAAAGGCCAGAGGGTCAAGGTCAAGGTGCTGTCTTTCACTGGGACCAAGACCAGCCTGAGCATGAAG GATGTGGATCAAGAGACCGGAGAAGATCTAAACCCAAATCGACGACGAAATCTTGTTGGGGAGACCAATGAGGAGACCTCAATGAGGAATCCTGACAGACCCACTCACCTCTCCCTCGTCAGTGCCCCCGAAGTAGAGGATGACTCACTGGAGCGCAAGCGCCTCACCCGCATCTCTGACCCAGAGAAGTGGGAGATCAAACAG ATGATTGCTGCCAATGTCCTTTCCAAAGAAGAGTTTCCAGACTTTGATGAAGAGACCGGCATTCTCCCTAAAGTAGATGATGAAGAAG ATGAGGACCTTGAGATCGAACTGGTTGAGGAAGAGCCTCCATTCCTGAGAGGACACACCAAGCAAAGCATGGACATGAGCCCTATTAAAATCGTTAAG AACCCTGATGGCTCCCTCTCCCAAGCAGCAATGATGCAGAGTGCTTTGGCCAAAGAAAGACGGGAACTCAAGCAGGCCCAGCGGGAAGCCGAGATGGATTCTATTCCCATGGGACTCAACAAACACTGGGTTGATCCTCTGCCTGATG CGGAAGGCAGGCAGATTGCTGCCAATATGAGGGGTATTGGGATGATGCCCAATGACATTCCTGAGTGGAAGAAACATGCCTTTGGGGGCAATAAAGCTTCTTATGGAAAAAAGACACAGATGTCAATCATTGAGCAGAGAGAGAGTCTGCCCATCTACAAACTGAAGGAGCAGCTGGTCCAG GCTGTTCATGACAATCAAATCCTGATTGTTATTGGAGAGACAGGATCTGGGAAGACAACGCAGATCACTCAGTACCTGGCGGAGGCGGGCTACACTTCCAGGGGCAAGATTGGATGTACCCAGCCCAGAAGAGTGGCAGCCATGTCGGTGGCCAAAAGAGTGTCAGAGGAATTTGGTTGTTGCTTAGGCCAGGAG GTGGGCTACACCATTCGATTTGAGGACTGCACCAGCCCCGAAACAGTCATCAAGTACATGACAGATGGTATGTTGCTCCGAGAGTGCCTGATTGACCCCGACCTCACTCAGTATGCGATCATCATGTTGGATGAGGCACACGAGAGAACAATTCACACTGACGtgctctttggattgttgaaAAAG ACGGTTCAGAAACGGCAGGACATGAAGCTGATTGTCACCTCAGCCACCTTGGATGCAGTGAAGTTTTCTCAATACTTCTATGAAGCTCCCATCTTCACCATCCCAGGTCGAACATACCCAGTGGAAATATTGTACACAAAGGAGCCTGAGACAGACTATCTGGATGCCAGCTTGATCACTGTCATGCAGATCCATTTAACAGAACCACCAG GTGATATCCTGGTCTTCCTGACTGGTCAGGAAGAGATCGATACTGCCTGTGAGATCCTGTATGAAAGAATGAAATCCCTGGGACCTGATGTTCCAGAGTTGATTATCCTCCCAGTGTACTCTGCTCTTCCCAGTGAGATGCAGACCCGAATCTTTGACCCAGCTCCACCTGGCAGCAGAAAG GTCGTGATTGCCACCAACATTGCCGAGACGTCGCTGACTATTGATGGCATTTACTATGTGGTGGACCCTGGATTCGTGAAACAGAAAGTTTACAATTCCAAGACAGGGATCGACCAGCTCGTGGTGACTCCAATTTCTCAG GCTCAGGCAAAGCAAcgagctggcagagctgggagaaCAGGCCCAGGGAAGTGTTACCGGCTCTACACGGAACGTGCCTACAGAGATGAAATGCTGACCACCAACGTGCCGGAAATCCAGAGAACCAACTTAGCCAGCACTGTGCTGTCGCTCAAG GCCATGGGCATCAATGACCTGCTGTCCTTTGACTTCATGGATGCCCCACCAATGGAAACCTTGATCACAGCCATGGAGCAGCTGTACACGCTGGGGGCCCTGGACGACGAGGGCCTGCTTACTCGCCTGGGCCGCAGG ATGGCAGAGTTCCCTCTGGAGCCAATGCTGTGCAAAATGCTGATCATGTCTGTGCATCTGGGCTGCAGTGAGGAAATGCTGACCATCGTGTCCATGCTGTCTGTGCAGAATGTCTTCTACAGGCCCAAG GATAAACAAGCCCTCGCAGATCAGAAGAAGGCCAAATTCCACCAGACCGAAGGGGACCACCTCACCCTGCTGGCCGTGTACAACTCCTGGAAGAACAACAAGTTCTCCAACCCGTGGTGCTATGAGAACTTCATCCAGGCTCGTTCTTTGCGCCGGGCCCAGGACATTCGTAAGCAGATGTTAGGCATAATGGACAG ACACAAGCTGGATGTGGTCTCCTGTGGGAAGTCCACAGTCCGAGTGCAGAAGGCCATCTGCAGTGGATTCTTCCGAAACGCTGCCAAGAAAGACCCGCAGGAGGGTTACCGGACACTGATCGACCAGCAGGTGGTCTACATCCATCCTTCCAGTGCTCTTTTCAACAGACAGCCGGAATG